The genomic segment TCCACACCAGGTCGTAGACGTTTTCGACCTTCTGCAGATACATGGCGAGGCGTTCGAGGCCGTAGGTGATTTCGCCGAGCACCGGCTTGCAGTCGAGACCGCCGACTTGCTGGAAGTATGTGAATTGCGTCACTTCCATGCCGTTCAGCCACACTTCCCAGCCGAGACCCCACGCGCCGAGCGTCGGGTTTTCCCAGTCGTCTTCGACGAAACGCACGTCGTTCTGCTTCAGGTCGAAGCCGAGTGCTTCGAGCGAGCCGAGGTACAGGTCGAGGATATTTTCCGGCGCCGGCTTGAGCACCACCTGGTACTGGTAGTAATGCTGCAGACGGTTCGGGTTCTCGCCATAACGGCCGTCTTTCGGACGACGCGACGGCTGCACATAAGCGGCGCGCCACGGCTCGGGGCCAATGGCGCGCAGGAACGTATGAACATGGGACGTGCCAGCGCCGACTTCCATGTCGATCGGCTGGAGCAACGCGCAACCCTGCTTGTCCCAATAGGACTGCAGTGTCAGGATGATTTGCTGAAACGTGAGCATGAAGTGCCTTTCGGGCAGTGGGCCGACCCGTAAGCGCCGAAGCGCTCGGGATGGCCGTGGAGCGAAGTGCTAAACCGTAGATTTTAACGGAAAGGGAAGGGGGTGTCCGTTTTGCGGGGTCGGACGCGAACGTGTGCGGTTTTTGATCGACAAGGGGCCGCATGGTGCGGCCCCCGGCTCATCGGTCGCGGCGTGCGGTCAGGTCGCCGCCAACTCCACCTTCGGCGAAAACGAATCGCTTTGCGCGACCGGCCAGTACTTCTCGAACAGCGAATAACGATATTTGTTGTTCAGCAGATCGTTCGGTTCCAGATACTTCAGCAGTTCCGACATCAACCGCACTTCATGCGACGACACGCGCCGCACGATGTGATGCGCGCGCAATTCCGCCGGATGCTTCAATCCGGCAGCCTGAATGATTTCCTTCAGCGCGTGCAGCGTGTTGTGGTGGAAGTTGAACACGCGGTCGGCCTTGTCCGGCACGACCAGCGCGCGCTGACGCACCGGATCCTGAGTCGCGACGCCGGTTGGGCAGCGTCCGGTGTGGCAGGTTTGCGCCTGGATGCAGCCCACCGCGAACATGAAGCCGCGCGCCGCGTTGACCCAGTCGGCGCCGATCGCGAGCGTCTTTGTGATATCGAACGCGGTGATCATCTTGCCGCTCGCGCCGATCCGGATACGCTGACGCAGGCCGATCCCGACCAGCGTGTTGTGGACCAGCAGCAGCCCTTCCTGCAACGGTACGCCGACGTGATCGGTGAATTCCAGCGGCGCGGCGCCGGTGCCGCCTTCCGCGCCATCCACGACGATGAAGTCCGGCAGGATGCCGGTTTCCAGCATCGCCTTCGCAATGCCGAAGAACTCCCACGGATGTCCGATACACAGCTTGAAGCCGGTCGGCTTGCCGCCCGACAGCGTGCGCAGGCGATCGACGAATTCGAGCAGCCCGCGCGGCGTCGAAAACTCGGAGTGCGTGGCGGGCGAGATGCAGTCGCGGCCCATCGGCACGCCGCGCGTTTCCGCGATTTCCGGCGTGATCTTCGCGGCGGGCAGCACGCCGCCGTGACCGGGCTTCGCACCCTGCGACAGCTTCACTTCGATCATCTTCACTTGCGGCTCGGCGGCCTGCTTCGCGAATTTTTCCCCGCTGAAGGTGCCGTCGTCGTTGCGGCAGCCGAAGTAGCCCGACGCGATTTCCCAGATGATGTCGCCGCCATGTTCGCGGTGATATTTCGACATCGAGCCTTCGCCGGTGTCGTGTGCGAAGTTGCCTTTTTTCGCGCCGAGATTCAGCGCCATGATCGCGTTCGCCGACAGCGAGCCGAAGCTCATCGCCGACACATTGAAGATCGACATCGAATACGGTTGCGCGCGATCGGGGCCGACGACGACACGGAAGTCGTGGTTATCGAGCGTGGTCGGTGCGAGCGAGTGGCTGATCCATTCGTGCGCGACGGCTTTGACATCGAGTTCGGTGCCGTACGGGCGGCTGTCCACGTCATTCTTTGCACGCTGATAAACGATGCTGCGCTGAACGCGCGAGAAAGGTTTTTCGTCGGTATCGTTTTCAACGAAATACTGGCGGATTTCCGGTCGAATAAATTCGAACATGAAACGGAAATGGCCCCACAGCGGATAGTTGCGCAGAATCGCGTGACGTTGCTGGGTGAGATCGAACACGCCGAGCGCGACGAGCGCGAGCGGCACGATCACGCACAGCCACGAAAGATGATGATTGACGGCGAGCACCGCGCAGACGGCCAGCAGCGCAACTGCGCACCACATGGCCAGATAACGTCGAGAAAACATGGGGACTCCAGTGCAGTGAAGATCGTCACGGCGGGATCGTCGACGCTGTCGGCACAGACGGAATCCACCGCGCGGGAAAACTGGCGACTGCTTGTTATGGTGAAGCTGCCCTCGACCAGGAGCGCCGGGGCGTGGGTGCGGCGCGAAGAAAATACGCCAGGTTGAAAACGAAACGCTTGAACGCAAAAAAGGAAACTGCGGCGGCGAACGTGACCAGACCTCACGATTCGCTGCCGCTGCCGCTGCCGCTGCCGCTGCCGCTTAGCGCCCGCCCAGCAGCGCCGCTTTTTGCGGCTGACGCGCGACCGGCTGCCCCGTCACCGCATGTTCGATAATGCCGCCGCCCAGGCACACGTCGCCATCGTAGAGCACGGCCGATTGCCCTGGTGTGACAGCCCACTGCGCGGCGTCGAAAGTCAGTTCGAAGAGGCCTTCGCTGGCCGCCGTGTTGAACGTGCACGGCGCATCCGCCTGGCGGTAACGCGTTTTCGCGCCGCACGCGAAGCCGTCCGCCGGCGGTTCGCCCGCGACCCAGCTTGTGTTGCCCGCGCTCAGCGTGTGGCTCAGCAGCCACGAGTGATCGTGCCCTTGCGCGACGTACAGCGTGTTCGACGGAATGTCTTTGCCGGCCACAAACCACGGTTCGCCGCTGCCTTCCTTGCTGCCGCCGAGGCCGATGCCCTTGCGCTGACCGAACGTGTAGAACGCGAGTCCGATGTGTTCGCCGACGAACTTGCCGTCGGTGGTTTTCATCGGGCCGGGTTGGGTCGGCAAATAGCGGTTCAGGAAGTCGCGGAACGGCCGTTCGCCGATAAAGCAGATGCCGGTCGAGTCCTTCTTTTTTGCATTCGGCAAAGCGATCTGTTCGGCGATTTCACGCACCTTGGTCTTCGGAATCTCGCCGAGCGGGAACAGCGTTTTCGACAACTGCGCCTGATTCA from the Paraburkholderia fungorum genome contains:
- the glyQ gene encoding glycine--tRNA ligase subunit alpha; this encodes MLTFQQIILTLQSYWDKQGCALLQPIDMEVGAGTSHVHTFLRAIGPEPWRAAYVQPSRRPKDGRYGENPNRLQHYYQYQVVLKPAPENILDLYLGSLEALGFDLKQNDVRFVEDDWENPTLGAWGLGWEVWLNGMEVTQFTYFQQVGGLDCKPVLGEITYGLERLAMYLQKVENVYDLVWTEWEEQGPNGPEIRRLTYGDVYHQNEVEQSTYNFEHANVDLLFTFFNSYEAEAKRMIEAQIALPAYELVLKAGHTFNLLDARGAISVTERAAYIGRIRALSRLVAQAYYESREKLGFPMLGNPVHGVPGLTTDAQDAAMPAWAPPLKVERKIDPD
- a CDS encoding FMN-binding glutamate synthase family protein codes for the protein MFSRRYLAMWCAVALLAVCAVLAVNHHLSWLCVIVPLALVALGVFDLTQQRHAILRNYPLWGHFRFMFEFIRPEIRQYFVENDTDEKPFSRVQRSIVYQRAKNDVDSRPYGTELDVKAVAHEWISHSLAPTTLDNHDFRVVVGPDRAQPYSMSIFNVSAMSFGSLSANAIMALNLGAKKGNFAHDTGEGSMSKYHREHGGDIIWEIASGYFGCRNDDGTFSGEKFAKQAAEPQVKMIEVKLSQGAKPGHGGVLPAAKITPEIAETRGVPMGRDCISPATHSEFSTPRGLLEFVDRLRTLSGGKPTGFKLCIGHPWEFFGIAKAMLETGILPDFIVVDGAEGGTGAAPLEFTDHVGVPLQEGLLLVHNTLVGIGLRQRIRIGASGKMITAFDITKTLAIGADWVNAARGFMFAVGCIQAQTCHTGRCPTGVATQDPVRQRALVVPDKADRVFNFHHNTLHALKEIIQAAGLKHPAELRAHHIVRRVSSHEVRLMSELLKYLEPNDLLNNKYRYSLFEKYWPVAQSDSFSPKVELAAT
- the mnmA gene encoding tRNA 2-thiouridine(34) synthase MnmA produces the protein MSKQKVVVGMSGGVDSSVTAWLLKEQGYDVVGLFMKNWEDDDDSEYCSTRQDWIDVVSVADLIGIDVEAVNFASEYKDRVFAEFLREYSAGRTPNPDVLCNAEIKFKAFLDHAMSLGAETIATGHYARVRENNGRFELLKAFDHTKDQSYFLHRLNQAQLSKTLFPLGEIPKTKVREIAEQIALPNAKKKDSTGICFIGERPFRDFLNRYLPTQPGPMKTTDGKFVGEHIGLAFYTFGQRKGIGLGGSKEGSGEPWFVAGKDIPSNTLYVAQGHDHSWLLSHTLSAGNTSWVAGEPPADGFACGAKTRYRQADAPCTFNTAASEGLFELTFDAAQWAVTPGQSAVLYDGDVCLGGGIIEHAVTGQPVARQPQKAALLGGR